DNA sequence from the Shewanella piezotolerans WP3 genome:
GGATACATTAGAAATAATATATTCATTGAACTTTCCTATAAAATGGAATGCTCTATCTTTCTTGGGGTCATGAGACTTTGGGAGGTGTAGAGTATTCAAAATAAACAACACAATGACCTAGGTAAAATGACCTAAATCAGACTATGGCATCTATCTATCAATACAAGTTGAACTAGATAAGGCGGCGTAATTTACACCAATTTTTAGGATTGTAAAATAAAATTTTACTGTTGAAGGATAATATTCGCTAAAGCATTGAAATTAAATTAATTTACTTCATGATAATCATAGTAAACTTGTTCAATGTGTTGATATAACATACGAAGAAATAGCAAGAGCGCAGCGTAATACTGCGCTCTCGGGGCACCGATGAGCCATTAAAAACAACCCAAGTTATGAGCCTTCAAACACGCTTGTCGAAGCAACATTGTTCGCTTGAAGCCGTTTAAATACATTCAGTTTATTCACGACCCATAAACCAAGACAGATAAACAGTAATAAGCCGACTTCTACAGCTAACACCGATTGAAACCCTGATTGCCAAAGCTGTGTTAACTGCGCGCCAAATAATATCCAGTCAGCGACCAGCGTCACCGCGAGGATCACGACAGTGGCGAGGATCATCTGTGCCAGATAACGCTTTTTATCGTCGACGATATACGCAAGCACCATGGCAAGCAATAAACTGCCGACAAAGCCATAAACCAGCCAGTCTGCGCGGTTTAGCATAGCTGCAGGCAGCACGCGTTCAATAAAGAAAGCCACAGCTGTTGCCAGCACTAAGCCACCACAGCCACCTAGAGTCAGCCCTCGTATAATACTGATGCTTCGCTGCGAAGCATTTTGTTGTAAAGCACGTTTATCCAGCCACAACATATTACCAATGACTATCATGGCGCAGATAGCCAACGACAAAATGAAATAGAGAACCCGCACATCAACGCCAGCAAAATCACCAAAATGCAGGGTTGCTATAATCTCTCTACCTTTACGGAATACATTGTAATTACTGATATCGGTTTTATTAAGTAGTTCGCCGGTTTTAACGCGATAGAAAAACTCATCCTTTTGAGAGAAGTTAACTAAGTCATTACCTCTTAGCTGAATTATGGCCGCTTCGTCGCCATAATTATAAAAAATCACATTCCGCAAGTGAAAATCATCTCGCGCCCTTACCTCGTCGATAATCTGGTATGCACCGCTCATGTCGATTGTTTTTTCGATTTGCGGTTCATCGAACAACGTAAACCCAGCATCTTTAAATAGCGTGTCTTGATCGCCTTGATAGATAAACACTACAAAGGCAATTTGATAAATTATCGCCAAATTAAATACCAAGCCGCTGATGGCATACATTAAGGTAAACGGCAGCGTCATCACCCCGACCACATTGTGCAGATCTAACAATTTATCGCGGCGATTTTTATCATGTCGATATAAAAAGAAGTGTTTAAACAGCTTTTTTGCATGAATGAATATCCCAGAAACCAGAGCAAACAAGAAGAATAAACTGATGATACCGACGAGATAGGTTCCTCCTGGTAAATTTAGGTTGTAATGCAGTTGATAGAGAAAGTCACCTAAGAAAAAGTCCTCTTTATCAGCCACACTGACGCCTGTGTTAGGGTCAATTAATAAAGATACAACCTCGCCATGTTCGTCCTCCTTCCCCTCCTCACGAACAAGATCTAGGTACACCTTATAGTAGGGGTCATGCTCTGACGGCATTTGCACCATCAAGTGCTCTTTATAGTCAAAATCATGTTGTGCTAACTTGCTTTCTACAATCTCTTGTAAAGGTAGCTCTTGCTGCTGCACAGCAACTGGAAACTGCGGTAGCACAGCCCACTGCTTCACCTCTTCATAGAAAAGTGTCACAGCTCCAGCCCAAAATATAAGGAACAGCAATGGCGAAATGATGACCCCTATCCAACTATGGGATTCAGTGAGGTTTTTAATTAATTTATTTTGAGGTTTCTTCATTATTTGAGTATTCATAGCGGAGGTAGAGTCCAGAAAAGTACAGCATTAACGAGCAGCGACAGCATCAACAGCTTGCCGCAGGCGACTGCCACTGCTTTACCATTGTTAAAGCTATAGCAATAAACCATGACAGCAACCCAAATAAGAAAGCCCGACAAAAGACCTAGCAGTAATTTGATATCTATAGCTAAAGGGAGCAACAGATAAAGACTCAGCATAATACTCACAGAGAGCAATAAACCACCGAGAAAAGCGATAATAGACTTAGGCCACATGGTTAATGCCCCCTAGTAAAATAATACTTGAAAATAAACCCACACCGAGGGAAAAGACCAACATGCTACGACGGTTAGCATGAGAGGAGATCACCACCAATATCATCCACATCGCCATGATTAATAACAAAGCGATTAACATAGCAACAATCAAACCGTAGTAACTTGTAAAGGTACTGATAGCCAAAGCCACGGAGACTACAAACCCAATCCAAACAATGTGCTTTGGTAAAGAATAATCAATAAGCCTCTGTTTATTAGATGATAAATAACTAAAAAAACAAGCAAACCAAAGCAGTAATGTGCCCACAAAAATCATAAATCCAACCCAAAATTAAATACAAATGATAACGATTTGTATTTATTATCGTAAAAACGTTAGAAAAACTCAAGATGATTGTGATAGCATCCTGCGCCACAGTTAATAGCAATCATTATCATTTGGACGATAAACCATGGGATCATCTAAGTTAAACCCTATTACCAACGCAATCCGCTTTGGGTTAATTATTCCAGCCTCTTTAACCTGCCTGTCAGTTATGGCAGATGACAGCATCGATACCAGTGATATCGAGCGCATCATGGTTACTGGGCAGAAAATTGCTCGCTCAGTGCAAGAGACGACGACCAGTGTTGCCGTATTAACAGAGAAGCAGATGGAGCAGGAAAACATTAATGATTTTCGTGAAGTGTTAATCAATACCGCTAATGCTCAAGTCACTGGTAATCGCAGCTTTAGTATTCGTGGTATTGATGGTTTTAACGTTTCCGGTGGTGGGAATAGTTTCTTAGCCAGTGTTTACGTAGACGGGGCCCCTTTGCCAGAACGCATGATTTATGGTGGTGGCTTTTCAACTTGGGACGCTAAACAAGTTGAAATATTACGAGGCCCACAATCTACTTTGCAAGGACGTAATGCGTTAGCGGGCGCAGTCATCATGACGACCCAAGCACCAACCCAAGATTGGCAAGGCAAATATCAGTTAACGGTAGGTGAAAATGGTCAACGAGAGATTGGCGTTGCAATTGGTGGTGGTCTTATCGAAGATGAACTTTCATTTCGTTTTAGTGGCGAAAAGAAAGAGATTGATGGCTATATCGAAAACCTAGTGCGTAATGAAGCTGCCGATTATCGTGAAGACGGCACTTACCGATTAAAGCTGCTATATCAGCCATCGGCAATGCCTGAGTTTTCAGCTCAACTAGGTTATACCCGTGCCAATAGTGAATATGGTCATACCGCGGTAGAAATTGCCCAAGGTCAAAATCCATTTGAAAATCGCTATGTTTACAATAATGATGAAAGAGCAGAGGCGGTCGATGCCGACATACTGGTGTTGGAGCTAAACTATGACTTAAGTGATTATTGGGCACTTAGCTCCTACACCACTTGGTCTAGTGTAGATACACAATTTACTTGGGACTCTGACTTCTTGGCAATCGAGGGAAGTGAACTCCCAGAAGATACCGGCAGTATTTCTAACTATAACAATACTACCGACTCGCTCAGTCAAGAGCTGAGACTTACCTTTGAGTACGATGATTTTAGCGGCATTATTGGTGCGTATTATTTCAATACAGACATCGATGACCACTCTAACGGTTTAAGTAACTTAAAGCTAAACCGCTTAGGGCTGACAAGTGATATTTTACAAGCAAGGTACGGTTTAAGCCAACCTATCGCTGATCTAGTGGTTAACCAATATGCCGAGTTTAACCCCGCTCACACAAGCGCACTAACGTCATCACAACAGACAGTTTCCAGCTATGCACTGTTTGCTGATGCTGTTTGGAATATCACTGAAAAGTGGGATGTTTTGGCGGTATTCGCTTTGACCATGAAAAACAAGAAACTCAGAATGACGCCCAGTACATCATTTGAAATAAAGATAAAATGCCTGATCCAGCCAGTGATATGGGTACCCCATTATGAAGGTATCGCACCTTTAATCGCTGGTATTAACCAGCAGTTTTATGATTTAGCAGCGAATGCTTCAACAGCCACGCCACAAATTAATAATGACTTTAATACCATTTTGCCGAAATTAGGCGTGAGCTATCACTGGACTGAAGACTTAATCACCAGTTTTTCTTTCCAAAAGGGCTACCGTTCAGGCGGCGTAGGCATTAATAATGCGCGTGGAGAGGTGTTTGAATATGACCCAGAATATACTGATAACTATGAATTTTCACTGCGTTCAATTTGGTTAGACGGTGACCTAATTGCCAATGCCAACGTGTTTTATGTGGACTGGCGCGATCAACAAGTAAATGTACAGCTTTCACCCAACCGTTATGACAGCGAGACAGTCAATGCGGGTCAATCAACCGTGAAAGGGTTTGAGCTTGAACTGAATTACCAAGTAACTAATGAACTAGCGCTTTATGCCTCAGTTGGGCAATCAAAGACCGAGTTTACTGAATTTGTAATTTCCATTCCGACTGAAACCACTCCCATTGTGAATGACTTATCGGGTCGTCAATTTACCGCGCCGGAGTGGACAGGTAATGTCGGCGCAACCTACACCGCCGATAATGGTATTTTCGCTAACCTCAATGCCAACTACGCCGACAGTGCGCCAGTTAAGGTCGATCCGTACCGTGAAGGATATAAAGAAGGTGACGCTCTGTTTGATCCATACAACGACAGCCGCACACTGGTGAATATGCAGATAGGCTATGAGTGGCAAAACGTAGGGGTTTACTTACAAGGTAAGAACTTATTTGATGAAGAGTACATTACCAATAAGTTTACTCGTACGCCGGCGTTAGGCGAACCAAGACAGTTTGCTTTGACAGTACGTGGAGAATTTAGTCTTTAATATAACAGTAAGCCTGCAAGATTAATTTAATGGGCAATAAAGCAAACCGTTTCCCCCCAACGACAGGTAAACGGTTTGCTTTAAATTTAATATAGCTAGCCGCTA
Encoded proteins:
- a CDS encoding PepSY-associated TM helix domain-containing protein translates to MKKPQNKLIKNLTESHSWIGVIISPLLFLIFWAGAVTLFYEEVKQWAVLPQFPVAVQQQELPLQEIVESKLAQHDFDYKEHLMVQMPSEHDPYYKVYLDLVREEGKEDEHGEVVSLLIDPNTGVSVADKEDFFLGDFLYQLHYNLNLPGGTYLVGIISLFFLFALVSGIFIHAKKLFKHFFLYRHDKNRRDKLLDLHNVVGVMTLPFTLMYAISGLVFNLAIIYQIAFVVFIYQGDQDTLFKDAGFTLFDEPQIEKTIDMSGAYQIIDEVRARDDFHLRNVIFYNYGDEAAIIQLRGNDLVNFSQKDEFFYRVKTGELLNKTDISNYNVFRKGREIIATLHFGDFAGVDVRVLYFILSLAICAMIVIGNMLWLDKRALQQNASQRSISIIRGLTLGGCGGLVLATAVAFFIERVLPAAMLNRADWLVYGFVGSLLLAMVLAYIVDDKKRYLAQMILATVVILAVTLVADWILFGAQLTQLWQSGFQSVLAVEVGLLLFICLGLWVVNKLNVFKRLQANNVASTSVFEGS
- a CDS encoding TonB-dependent receptor is translated as MGSSKLNPITNAIRFGLIIPASLTCLSVMADDSIDTSDIERIMVTGQKIARSVQETTTSVAVLTEKQMEQENINDFREVLINTANAQVTGNRSFSIRGIDGFNVSGGGNSFLASVYVDGAPLPERMIYGGGFSTWDAKQVEILRGPQSTLQGRNALAGAVIMTTQAPTQDWQGKYQLTVGENGQREIGVAIGGGLIEDELSFRFSGEKKEIDGYIENLVRNEAADYREDGTYRLKLLYQPSAMPEFSAQLGYTRANSEYGHTAVEIAQGQNPFENRYVYNNDERAEAVDADILVLELNYDLSDYWALSSYTTWSSVDTQFTWDSDFLAIEGSELPEDTGSISNYNNTTDSLSQELRLTFEYDDFSGIIGAYYFNTDIDDHSNGLSNLKLNRLGLTSDILQARYGLSQPIADLVVNQYAEFNPAHTSALTSSQQTVSSYALFADAVWNITEKWDVLAVFALTMKNKKLRMTPSTSFEIKIKCLIQPVIWVPHYEGIAPLIAGINQQFYDLAANASTATPQINNDFNTILPKLGVSYHWTEDLITSFSFQKGYRSGGVGINNARGEVFEYDPEYTDNYEFSLRSIWLDGDLIANANVFYVDWRDQQVNVQLSPNRYDSETVNAGQSTVKGFELELNYQVTNELALYASVGQSKTEFTEFVISIPTETTPIVNDLSGRQFTAPEWTGNVGATYTADNGIFANLNANYADSAPVKVDPYREGYKEGDALFDPYNDSRTLVNMQIGYEWQNVGVYLQGKNLFDEEYITNKFTRTPALGEPRQFALTVRGEFSL